In Lolium rigidum isolate FL_2022 chromosome 3, APGP_CSIRO_Lrig_0.1, whole genome shotgun sequence, the genomic window GGATTTGGAGGTTGAGAAGGAGCCCGTCATAGAAGCACTCGTCTGGGCCTGGGCTAGGTGATCAAAGAATTTCATATTTAGATCTGGGCCTTACCATTCATCGTTGACATCATAAACTACTGTACTTTTTCTTTTGCCACCCTACAAAAAACTACTGTACTTTTTTGCGGGCTAGATGATAAATTACTTGAACTAGGAAAGAACAAGGAACAATAACCTTCTCAAGGAAAATACAAATTATTTTATGTTCTCATAATTCTATAACGCTTTGAAGAAGAAACATGATTCATCAACATAAGTTGTAAGACTTGTGTCCCCGGCCACATCTTGCATAATACCCTTAGATTCTCACTTTTTGTATGGCTCATGTGGCTTATCAAAACCTCCGAGGCTAGTATAATTTGCGCAGTTTTGGCCTTCTCAGATTTCTTGACCTAAATCGTGGTGAAACGTCGAGAAGATAAAGAATAAGACTTTCAAGAGCCTTGATGTAAACTTCAGGATATAGTGAAAAATCATGGAAGGAAAGGTGACTAGGTTATTCCAAGAGATAGTGTTGAGGAGGGAGAACCGATTTGTTTACTCCAAGATAATATGACATTTGTGGCTCTTGTTACATGTCTATGCATCTTTCGCGGAGATTTCGGGCGACACATCTAAGATAGTAGTGAAACTAGGCCAGCCTAGCACCCCATAGGTGTGCTACTGATGACATGTCATGTACTAGCTTCATCGATAGGGCGCGTGATCTTGTTGTTGTATTAAAAAGAATGGACTGAAAACCGGACCTCAAAATCCAAAGTTTGATCATCCACAAATATTGCAAGGCTAAGGAAACacgaaaaaacaaaaacaaaaatcttCGTGGACTGAAAATCCATTAATGTATATATACATCCTCTATTGTACACCTTGACCCTAAAGCCACCTCGACGATGTCCCCACTTGGTATGGGGGTGGAGGTCAACAATGGGTCAGCGTGTATCGCCATTTTCCCACGTCAATGTGAACACTAGACAGTTGAAGAtgcttttagagcatctctaaccgaaAGAGGAAAAGCAGTTAgaggatcaaaaggaaaaggttTCCTTTTGCTCCTCTAAACTAGTATTGAACCGAAGTTGCAAAAACTTTAGAGgactaaaaaaaattctcattggCCTCCGCTGCGCATATATTTGCTCGGATGCGACGTGACAAGCAAAAAAAGAATCCTCCTCGAAACGTGTTCACACTTGCGCTGCTACTTCGTCGCTCCGCCGCCTATTCCCTTCGGCTTTCACTCACCTATTGCCTCCTCCGTGAGCCCGAACCCTCTTCGCCCTCTTCCCCATTCCGTTGAGCTCGTCGGTGCCTACCATCACCGGAATTGGGTCGAAAGCATGCCACAACCGTTGGAGATCCCGTCACTGATTTGTTGTCTTCTTTGCATGTGTCGAGCATGGTTTGTTCAAAAACGACGTTGTCGGATGATGGAAACATCGTAGATACACATCCGTGGAGATAGATGTCGCATGAACGGAGCCCTATAGCCTTTTTTTTCCAACGAGAAGTATCCAGCAGCGGCGAAGACCGCCGGCCGTCAAGGCTATTGTTCCGCGGTTTCTACCTCCGCATACGGTCATCGCGCAACCCCGATAGTCTTctcacctcccacctcctccggTGCCGAGGTGTTCGACAAAATAGCTAGGTGAGTGTATTttgcttgttttttttttacttctttgCAACCGGGTGCTTCAACGACACGGCTGCAAATGAAGAGGTTGAGGGAGATGATCTTCTACGACTCTTCATCGgaagaaaaggaggaagaataTGATGATTTGGAGATGGCTATGTTCATAATTTTGAATGAGGAGTTTTGACGGCCGAGGCAGGATCTCAATTTGTCCAAGTATACATCAACCGATGTAGAGCCGAGCGGCATGCCAACATCATGCAAGATTATTTCAACCCCAATGCAACCTATCCAGAGAAATATTTTCAGCGCCGGTTTCTGATGCATACGAGTTTGTTTCTCGCAACTGCCTGAGCCATGGAGAAGCATGATGATTGGTTTAAGTTTCGAAGGAGTGCATCAGTGGAGGTTTCGAATTAGTCAGAGGCCCGCCAAGTACTGGAAATCGTAGGTTTTATGGCAAATAATGACAGGTTGTATCATCTTGCATAACATGATCCTTGAAGTTGGGCGAGACATGCCAGAGAACTTTTGGTacatctcaactagagaccatgttGATGACCATGATGGAAACATGATTCACCAATTCCTCGGCATGCACCTAACCATCGAGAACAAGGATATGCATACTCATATCCAAAATGATCTTGTTGAGCATCACTGGTGTCTCCATTTCGAATCTTAGTTATGCGTCTATTTATGGATTTGAATTTGAACTTTGATGTGTTGGAATTTGAACAATTTGATTTGTTACATCTATGaatttggtttgtaataataaatatgTTAGCTTAACCACTTAATATTTGGTTCAAATGTTTTGATTTAGAAGAAAACAATTTTAGGCGCTTAAGTATAGGTGATCAGCTATAGGTGGCTAAATTTTAGAGGAGCAAATATAAACGTTTCCTCCTCTAACTTTTGCTCTTTCGGTTagagctggagatgctcttatagctaGCCACAAGCCCAACACACAAGATCTGGTTCCGTCTTAATGCAGAATTATTACAAGGCTAAGGTACACAAAGAATCAACAATACCCACTGAACAAACGAACCAACAATGTATGTACACATCCATCCTCTATTTCTCTAGATCATCAAACCCCAATAGCTAGCTATCTAATGTACATGCGATCTGCAACTTAACAATTGCATCTTTCAGACCCCTAGCAGCCACCTCAACCCCATTGCCGGTCCGACGATGTCCCCACCACCGCAGGCGGCGGCAAGAAGCCAACAATAGTCCGGCAGATCCCCGCCATGCCACTGCTTGCCAATGCCGTACCCGCCGACGCCGGCACGGAGTTAACCGTCCGCTTGTAGGGCCCCAGCCATTTCGCCATCATGAACCGCCTCTTCCTCCAGGGCGGCACGCTGAGGCCGCTGCGCTTGAGCGAGCGCCGTGCCGCCGACGCCGCGAGCTTGACGACCcgcttgaggtgctcatgccgcgCGACCATCACCTCCGGCAGCACCGCCCGGACCGCCTCGTACTCTACCGTTGGCCTCGCGACCTCGAAGCCGGCCGCGAAGCTGACGTCCACGACGTACCTCGTTTCGCTCTCGCCACCGGTGACCACGACGTCGATGTACTCGTGGCTCCCGGCGGCCACGACATCCGACTTGTCCCACCTCGCCTTGCACAGTCCGGCGTCGTGGCCGCGCTCACGCAGGCGGGACATCACGGCGCGCCGGAACGCCGACCGGTTCGGCCGCAGGTCGTCCAGCCCGCGCATGGCGTCCGCCACGGCGAAGACGAGCCGGCGGCGTTGCTCGTCGTCGGGGTCGAGATTG contains:
- the LOC124695388 gene encoding uncharacterized protein LOC124695388, yielding MHPHQLQMPPTAPTPRARPKRATAPLDAAARARLAALPRSTDDSSGSEHDAAPALSSLVNEYLLEADATVRSSTILAAEASSDPDDDPDGTNSSPTAAADTLEEIRANLDPDDEQRRRLVFAVADAMRGLDDLRPNRSAFRRAVMSRLRERGHDAGLCKARWDKSDVVAAGSHEYIDVVVTGGESETRYVVDVSFAAGFEVARPTVEYEAVRAVLPEVMVARHEHLKRVVKLAASAARRSLKRSGLSVPPWRKRRFMMAKWLGPYKRTVNSVPASAGTALASSGMAGICRTIVGFLPPPAVVGTSSDRQWG